One window from the genome of Merismopedia glauca CCAP 1448/3 encodes:
- a CDS encoding winged helix-turn-helix domain-containing protein — translation MPAKKVLPNPFGHGLIDAYTGEVYDGITVIVGRKRNPYAKGWVMNSQESLEIVAKDKDIKWDTHRILCFICSRLDFENWIQISLQEIANELEMNKSVISRNIKILEEKGLIIRGSKLGRSYAFRLNPNFGWKGKVTNLEDYRQKEWDNDTKRSKALKAVSVASEEQTPQTSSGETAKNLTQSYPEINELSQEFDIPTEKLEKLLRYFQSIQDNPA, via the coding sequence ATGCCAGCTAAAAAAGTTTTACCTAATCCTTTTGGTCACGGACTAATTGATGCTTACACGGGTGAAGTTTATGATGGGATTACAGTTATCGTAGGACGTAAGCGAAACCCATATGCTAAAGGGTGGGTTATGAACAGTCAAGAATCATTAGAAATAGTAGCTAAAGACAAAGATATTAAATGGGATACACATCGAATTTTATGTTTTATTTGTTCTAGGCTTGATTTTGAAAATTGGATACAGATATCTCTTCAAGAGATAGCTAATGAATTGGAAATGAACAAATCTGTCATTTCACGAAATATCAAAATACTTGAAGAAAAAGGTCTTATTATTAGAGGTTCAAAACTTGGACGGTCTTATGCTTTTCGGTTAAATCCAAACTTTGGTTGGAAAGGCAAAGTAACTAACTTAGAAGATTACCGTCAGAAGGAATGGGACAATGATACTAAACGCTCTAAAGCTCTTAAAGCTGTCAGTGTTGCTTCTGAAGAACAAACCCCTCAGACCTCTTCAGGAGAAACAGCTAAGAACCTAACGCAATCTTATCCAGAAATCAACGAATTAAGTCAAGAGTTTGACATTCCTACTGAGAAATTAGAGAAACTTCTCCGCTATTTTCAAAGTATTCAGGATAATCCCGCCTAA
- a CDS encoding type II toxin-antitoxin system VapC family toxin has product MTKYLLDTNILLRASDPSSPSYSLAVNAVASLIAQGHECAITPQVLIEFWVVATRPVEVNGLGWNPERTENEINQLLSQFFLIEETPNIFPNWLQLVTAYKVIGKRTHDLRLVAVMKANGITHMLTLNPHDFLSVPDVTIVHPNEIGL; this is encoded by the coding sequence ATGACTAAATATCTGCTCGATACCAATATCTTGTTAAGAGCTAGCGACCCCAGTTCACCCAGTTACTCCCTTGCTGTCAATGCAGTAGCCAGTTTGATTGCCCAAGGACATGAATGTGCAATTACTCCTCAAGTTTTGATTGAATTCTGGGTAGTAGCCACTCGTCCCGTTGAAGTCAATGGATTGGGTTGGAATCCAGAACGAACTGAAAACGAAATTAATCAACTGCTGAGCCAATTTTTCTTAATAGAAGAAACGCCCAATATTTTTCCAAATTGGTTGCAGTTAGTGACTGCCTATAAAGTCATAGGCAAAAGAACTCACGACCTCAGACTAGTTGCGGTGATGAAAGCTAACGGTATTACTCATATGTTGACTTTAAATCCTCACGATTTTCTGAGCGTTCCCGATGTGACAATCGTTCATCCTAATGAAATTGGGCTATGA